A window from Symphalangus syndactylus isolate Jambi chromosome 22, NHGRI_mSymSyn1-v2.1_pri, whole genome shotgun sequence encodes these proteins:
- the CXCR4 gene encoding LOW QUALITY PROTEIN: C-X-C chemokine receptor type 4 (The sequence of the model RefSeq protein was modified relative to this genomic sequence to represent the inferred CDS: deleted 2 bases in 1 codon) yields the protein MEGISENAPLPNVPNAPSDKHEDGKRPTPRRSARLGEEIYTSDNYTEEMGSGDYDSIKEPCFREENANFNKIFLPTIYSIIFLTGIVGNGLVILVMGYQKKLRSMTDKYRLHLSVADLLFVITLPFWAVDAVANWYFGNFLCKAVHVIYTVNLYSSVLILAFISLDRYLAIVHATNSQRPRKLLAEKVVYVGVWIPALLLTIPDFIFANVSEADDRYICDRFYPNDLWVVVFQFQHIMVGLILPGIVILSCYCIIISKLSHSKGHQKRKALKTTVILILAFFACWLPYYIGISIDSFILLEIIKQGCEFENTVHKWISITEALAFFHCCLNPILYAFLGAKFKTSAQHALTSVSRGSSLKILSKGKRGGHSSVSTESESSSFHSS from the exons ATGGAGGGGATCAGT GAAAATGCCCCGCTCCCTAACGTCCCAAACGCGCCAAGTGATAAACACGAGGATGGC AAGAGACCCACGCCCCGGAGGAGCGCCCGCTTGGGGGAGGAG ATATACACTTCAGATAACTACACGGAGGAAATGGGCTCAGGGGACTATGACTCCATAAAGGAACCCTGCTTCCGTGAAGAAAATGCTAATTTCAATAAGATCTTCCTGCCCACCATCTACTCCATCATCTTCTTGACTGGCATTGTGGGCAATGGATTGGTCATCCTGGTCATGGGTTACCAGAAGAAACTGAGAAGCATGACGGACAAGTACAGGCTGCACCTGTCAGTGGCCGACCTCCTCTTTGTCATCACGCTTCCCTTCTGGGCAGTTGATGCCGTGGCAAACTGGTACTTTGGGAACTTCCTATGCAAGGCAGTCCATGTCATCTACACAGTCAACCTCTACAGCAGTGTCCTCATCCTGGCCTTCATCAGTCTGGACCGCTACCTGGCCATCGTCCACGCCACCAACAGTCAGAGACCAAGGAAGCTGTTGGCTGAAAAGGTGGTCTATGTTGGCGTCTGGATCCCTGCCCTCCTGCTGACTATTCCCGACTTCATCTTTGCCAACGTCAGTGAGGCAGATGACAGATATATCTGTGACCGCTTTTACCCCAATGACTTGTGGGTGGTTGTGTTCCAGTTTCAGCACATCATGGTTGGCCTTATCCTGCCTGGTATCGTCATCCTGTCCTGCTATTGCATTATCATCTCCAAGCTGTCACACTCCAAGGGCCACCAGAAGCGCAAGGCCCTCAAGACCACAGTCATCCTCATTCTGGCTTTCTTCGCCTGCTGGCTGCCTTACTACATTGGGATCAGCATCGACTCCTTCATCCTCCTGGAAATCATCAAGCAAGGGTGTGAGTTTGAGAACACTGTGCACAAGTGGATTTCCATCACCGAGGCCCTAGCTTTCTTCCACTGTTGTCTGAACCCCATCCTCTATGCTTTCCTTGGAGCCAAATTTAAAACCTCTGCCCAGCACGCACTCACCTCTGTGAGCAGAGGGTCCAGCCTCAAGATCCTCTCCAAAGGAAAGCGAGGTGGACATTCATCTGTTTCCACTGAGTCTGAGTCTTCAAGTTTTCACTCCAGCTAA
- the LOC129472373 gene encoding uncharacterized protein, with product MYKRLNLELSPSPSGQKRPGHWRYPCSKKGSWKGVFLTMPIWCGGVGGSRIGIFFSVSRGETTGKSVPVAACVSPLSPAARGGLHAVCKQKNILCISAEKACALPRDSDHRSLPWGSGDFLEGVTFSEFRGGGWRAWAEFPGGDCARFSFGDKRLVTVLDVGCVFVKLCAADGAVPVSQHSRQRAGKAGGPTAPIL from the coding sequence ATGTACAAACGTTTGAACTTAGAGCTCAGCCCCTCTCCGAGCGGGCAGAAGCGGCCAGGACATTGGAGGTATCCGTGCTCCAAAAAGGGGTCATGGAAAGGAGTTTTCTTGACCATGCCTATATGGTGCGGAGGGGTCGGGGGGAGCAGGATTGGAATCTTTTTCTCTGTGAGTCGAGGAGAAACGACTGGAAAGAGCGTTCCAGTGGCTGCATGTGTCTCCCCCTTGAGTCCCGCTGCGCGCGGCGGCTTGCACGCTGTTTGCAAACAGAAGAACATTCTGTGCATAAGTGCAGAGAAGGCGTGCGCGCTGCCTCGGGACTCAGACCACCGGTCTCTTCCTTGGGGAAGCGGGGATTTCTTGGAGGGAGTTACATTCTCTGAATTTAGAGGCGGCGGGTGGCGTGCCTGGGCTGAGTTCCCAGGAGGAGATTGCGCCCGCTTTAGCTTCGGGGATAAGCGCCTGGTGACTGTTCTTGACGTTGGGTGCGTGTTTGTTAAACTCTGTGCGGCCGACGGAGCTGTGCCAGTCTCCCAGCACAGTAGGCAGAGGGCGGGAAAGGCGGGTGGACCCACCGCGCCGATCCTCTGA